One genomic region from Curtobacterium sp. 9128 encodes:
- a CDS encoding TDT family transporter: protein MSAHLAHAPTTSEHGVRDRRLFRELERPGLIVSNLTPNWFASIMGTGIVAVAAASLPLQFPGLRTAATVVWAIAAVLLVALTIATVLHWIRYRSTAAKHHLHPVISHFYGAPPMAFLTVGAGTILLGKDWIGLPAAVTIDWVLWTVGTVGGLLTAVLVPYLAFTRHENGPDSAFGGWLMPIVPPMVSASTGALLLPYAPAGQARETLLWSCYGFFGLSLITSLVVITLIWNRLAQHKVGAAGMVPTLWIVLGPVGQSITAVNLLASNAPTVVDASTAHALLVVALVYGFAMLGFALLWTVIALAITIRTAREHLPFSLTWWSFTFPVGTCVTGLNGLALHSGLTVVAVLAVVYYAGLVAAWITVAVRTFHGSVIRGTLLAPPQPA, encoded by the coding sequence ATGTCCGCTCACCTCGCCCACGCACCCACGACGTCCGAGCATGGTGTGCGCGACCGGCGGTTGTTCCGAGAGTTGGAACGGCCGGGCCTGATCGTGTCGAACCTGACTCCGAACTGGTTCGCGTCGATCATGGGCACCGGGATCGTCGCCGTCGCGGCAGCGTCGCTGCCGCTGCAGTTCCCGGGGCTCCGGACTGCGGCGACGGTCGTCTGGGCGATCGCGGCGGTCCTGCTCGTCGCCCTCACCATCGCGACGGTCCTGCACTGGATCCGCTACCGGAGCACAGCGGCAAAGCACCACCTGCACCCGGTGATCTCGCACTTCTACGGGGCACCGCCGATGGCGTTCCTCACCGTCGGCGCCGGAACGATCCTCCTCGGCAAGGACTGGATCGGCCTCCCCGCCGCTGTCACCATCGACTGGGTCCTCTGGACCGTCGGCACCGTCGGCGGACTGCTCACTGCGGTCCTCGTGCCGTACCTGGCGTTCACCCGCCACGAGAACGGACCCGACTCCGCGTTCGGCGGTTGGCTGATGCCGATCGTCCCGCCGATGGTGTCGGCCTCCACCGGCGCACTCCTGCTGCCGTACGCGCCCGCCGGGCAAGCACGCGAGACCCTCCTGTGGTCCTGCTACGGCTTCTTCGGCCTCAGCCTCATCACGTCCCTGGTCGTGATCACGTTGATCTGGAACCGGCTCGCGCAGCACAAGGTCGGTGCCGCAGGCATGGTCCCGACTTTGTGGATCGTGCTCGGACCGGTCGGGCAGTCGATCACCGCAGTGAACCTCCTCGCCTCGAACGCCCCCACCGTCGTCGACGCCTCCACCGCCCACGCACTGCTGGTCGTGGCGTTGGTGTACGGGTTCGCGATGCTCGGCTTCGCGCTGCTGTGGACCGTCATCGCCCTTGCCATCACCATCCGGACCGCCCGCGAGCACCTGCCGTTCAGCCTGACGTGGTGGTCGTTCACGTTCCCCGTCGGGACCTGCGTCACCGGCCTGAACGGCCTGGCCCTGCACTCCGGACTCACTGTCGTCGCCGTGCTCGCGGTCGTCTACTACGCCGGCCTCGTCGCCGCATGGATCACCGTCGCCGTCCGCACGTTCCACGGCTCCGTCATCCGCGGCACACTCCTCGCACCACCACAGCCGGCGTGA
- a CDS encoding uracil-DNA glycosylase family protein: MSTPDEFADEVADVRSLNALAETWRTAPDGARRFVPSFDPRSGGTSSRVLVLMQSPGPQTIAAAHAAVCSEDNPGPTAAAYRAARIESGLARKEYLRWNLIPWELPGRIRPADIDEGRHALSVLLKALPSVEAIVTYGSIALDGVMRYLTLDEHARLVPVIAAPHPSPANGRHRSEQHRRSVQALRLAARMRRM, translated from the coding sequence GTGAGCACGCCGGACGAATTCGCGGATGAGGTCGCGGACGTTCGATCGCTGAACGCCCTCGCGGAGACATGGCGCACCGCACCCGACGGTGCGCGGCGCTTCGTCCCGAGTTTCGACCCACGATCCGGCGGCACGTCCAGCCGAGTGCTGGTCCTCATGCAGTCACCCGGCCCCCAGACGATCGCCGCAGCGCACGCGGCGGTCTGCAGCGAGGACAACCCGGGGCCGACCGCGGCCGCGTATCGCGCAGCCCGCATCGAGTCCGGACTCGCACGCAAGGAGTACCTTCGCTGGAACCTCATCCCGTGGGAGCTCCCCGGGCGCATACGACCTGCGGACATCGACGAGGGACGACATGCCCTGAGCGTTCTCCTCAAGGCGCTCCCCTCCGTCGAAGCGATTGTCACGTACGGGAGCATCGCTCTCGACGGAGTCATGCGGTACCTCACCTTGGACGAGCACGCCCGACTCGTCCCCGTCATCGCGGCACCACACCCCTCGCCCGCCAACGGCCGCCACCGCTCGGAACAACACCGACGTTCCGTTCAGGCACTCCGACTCGCCGCACGGATGCGTCGAATGTAG